The proteins below come from a single Natrinema sp. SYSU A 869 genomic window:
- a CDS encoding glutamate-1-semialdehyde 2,1-aminomutase, whose product MNEDNSRELYDRALSVMPGGVNSAVRAAIEPYPFFVRKGEGGHVIDADGNRYIDWVMGLGPLLLGHDLPEPVRAGIQQKASEGPMYGTPTPVEVDLAEFVVRHVPSVEKIRFVNSGTEATTSAVRLARGYTGRNKIVVMQGGYHGAQESTLVEGDADDPRPSSAGIPQSFSEHTLPVPFNDEDAIREVFEEHGDDIAAVLTEPILGNYGIVYPEEGYHEFLREITDEHGSLLIFDEVITGFRVGGLGCAQSEFGVTPDLTTFGKIIGGGFPVGAIGGRAEIIEHFAPTGDVFQAGTFSGHPVTMAAGLETLKFAAENDVYDHVNGLGDRLRSGLTDIVADQAPSYTVTGTDSMFKVIFTREGPGPNSLEEQCKAGCQQDPTCPRYDYSPKNAADVKNAETERWRRIFWGKMKEQNVFLSQNQFECQFVSYGHTEDDVEETLEAYKEAL is encoded by the coding sequence ATGAACGAAGACAACTCACGTGAGCTCTATGACCGGGCGCTGTCGGTGATGCCTGGCGGCGTCAACTCCGCGGTCCGGGCAGCGATCGAACCGTATCCGTTCTTCGTCCGGAAGGGCGAGGGAGGCCACGTCATCGACGCTGACGGCAACCGCTATATCGACTGGGTCATGGGACTCGGCCCGCTGCTGTTGGGTCACGACCTGCCCGAACCGGTCCGGGCCGGCATCCAGCAGAAGGCCAGCGAGGGACCGATGTACGGGACGCCCACGCCGGTCGAGGTCGACCTCGCGGAGTTCGTCGTCCGCCATGTCCCCAGTGTTGAGAAGATCCGCTTCGTCAACTCCGGGACCGAAGCCACCACCTCCGCCGTGCGACTCGCGCGGGGGTACACTGGCCGAAACAAGATCGTCGTCATGCAGGGCGGCTACCACGGTGCCCAGGAGTCGACACTGGTCGAGGGCGACGCCGACGATCCGAGACCGTCCTCCGCGGGAATTCCGCAGTCGTTCTCCGAGCACACGCTCCCCGTCCCGTTCAACGACGAGGACGCCATACGAGAGGTCTTCGAGGAACACGGGGACGACATCGCGGCCGTCCTCACCGAACCCATTCTGGGAAACTACGGCATCGTCTACCCCGAAGAGGGCTACCACGAGTTCCTCCGGGAGATCACCGACGAGCACGGCTCGCTGCTGATTTTCGACGAAGTGATCACCGGCTTCCGCGTCGGCGGCCTCGGCTGCGCCCAGAGCGAGTTCGGCGTCACGCCGGACCTGACCACGTTCGGCAAGATCATCGGTGGCGGCTTCCCCGTCGGCGCAATCGGCGGTCGTGCCGAAATCATCGAGCACTTTGCGCCGACCGGCGATGTCTTCCAGGCCGGCACCTTCTCCGGCCACCCCGTCACAATGGCCGCCGGCCTCGAGACCCTGAAATTCGCCGCGGAAAACGACGTCTATGACCACGTCAACGGGCTGGGCGATCGGCTCCGAAGCGGGCTAACCGACATCGTCGCCGATCAGGCACCCAGCTACACCGTTACCGGCACCGACAGCATGTTCAAAGTGATCTTCACGCGGGAAGGGCCGGGCCCGAACTCGCTCGAGGAGCAGTGCAAAGCCGGCTGCCAACAGGACCCGACCTGTCCCCGCTATGACTACTCACCGAAGAACGCTGCCGACGTGAAGAATGCCGAGACCGAACGCTGGCGGCGCATCTTCTGGGGGAAGATGAAAGAGCAGAACGTCTTCCTCTCGCAGAACCAGTTCGAGTGCCAGTTCGTCAGTTACGGCCATACCGAGGATGACGTCGAGGAGACGCTCGAGGCGTACAAGGAAGCGCTGTAG
- the cobA gene encoding uroporphyrinogen-III C-methyltransferase has product MSDNAIDADPGTVYLVGSGPGDPDLLTVKAKRLLEAADVVLHDKLPGPEIIETLPEDRREDVGKRAGGERTPQSEINERLVELAREGKSVVRLKGGDSFVFGRGGEEAEYLAAHEVPFEVVPAITSAIAAPAVAGIPVTHRDHASSVSFVTGHEDPTKAESAVDWEALAATGGTIVVLMGVGRLPDYTKALLEAGMAPETPVALVERGTWPGQQVATGTLETIVDARDEAEISPPAVTVIGDVAGTRESVVDFLQNDDGTAEDEEQ; this is encoded by the coding sequence ATGTCAGACAACGCTATCGACGCCGACCCGGGCACCGTCTACCTCGTCGGCAGCGGTCCCGGCGATCCCGATCTCCTGACCGTCAAGGCAAAGCGCCTGCTCGAGGCCGCGGACGTCGTCCTCCACGACAAACTTCCCGGCCCGGAGATCATCGAGACCCTCCCCGAGGACCGCCGCGAGGACGTCGGCAAGCGCGCCGGCGGCGAGCGCACGCCCCAGTCGGAGATCAACGAGCGACTGGTCGAACTCGCCCGCGAGGGGAAATCCGTCGTCCGGCTCAAGGGCGGCGACTCGTTCGTCTTCGGCCGCGGCGGCGAGGAGGCCGAGTATCTCGCGGCCCACGAGGTTCCTTTCGAGGTCGTGCCCGCGATCACGTCGGCGATCGCCGCGCCCGCGGTTGCCGGCATCCCGGTCACGCACCGCGATCACGCCTCCTCGGTGAGCTTCGTCACGGGCCACGAGGACCCGACCAAGGCGGAGTCGGCGGTCGACTGGGAGGCTCTGGCCGCAACCGGCGGCACTATCGTCGTCCTGATGGGCGTCGGCCGGCTCCCGGACTACACGAAAGCGCTGCTCGAGGCCGGCATGGCTCCCGAAACGCCGGTCGCACTCGTCGAACGCGGCACCTGGCCCGGCCAGCAGGTCGCGACGGGCACTCTCGAGACGATCGTCGACGCCCGCGACGAGGCGGAGATCTCGCCGCCCGCGGTGACGGTGATCGGTGACGTCGCCGGCACGCGCGAGTCGGTTGTCGACTTTTTGCAAAACGACGACGGGACTGCCGAGGACGAGGAACAATAG
- a CDS encoding YndJ family transporter, producing the protein MSDCETTADRAQGPSTTAHPRPRVAGRRVTDLSVAAGGIVWLGLAVGTISGVIPIIPVALYVALAALVLVPLGLSVVDIPRDAMTATVAYRAAVVGQAPAALALVAALAAPQGSPAAIALTLPWLGVTGAIALCGLGRLAARGGGPLPELAIDAGLLYVPIAAAFLCLHAAGISLRFAPIIVLLTGVHFHYAGFALPLVVGLTGRILTGADGTFPTTIAGRATAATTVVIVVGILLIAIGITFSPIVEVVAAVAFTAAVVGFAIQTLYNAVPAAPRLPGLLLAVAALSVCWTMALALAFAFSSLPGTPSLVTIPEMIRWHGSGNAFGFALPALVAFRLLEA; encoded by the coding sequence GTGAGCGATTGCGAGACGACCGCCGATCGAGCACAGGGTCCGTCGACGACTGCACACCCTCGTCCCCGAGTCGCCGGTCGACGCGTCACCGATCTGAGTGTGGCAGCCGGTGGGATTGTCTGGCTGGGTCTCGCCGTCGGGACGATCAGCGGTGTGATCCCGATCATCCCCGTGGCGCTGTACGTGGCACTCGCCGCACTCGTCCTCGTGCCGCTCGGTCTCAGTGTGGTCGACATTCCTCGAGACGCGATGACTGCGACGGTCGCCTATCGGGCCGCCGTCGTTGGACAGGCCCCGGCCGCGCTGGCGCTCGTCGCCGCACTCGCCGCGCCACAGGGATCACCGGCTGCAATTGCGCTCACCCTCCCGTGGCTCGGGGTCACCGGTGCGATCGCGCTTTGTGGGCTCGGACGGCTCGCGGCCCGCGGCGGCGGACCGCTGCCGGAACTCGCCATCGACGCCGGGCTGCTGTACGTACCGATCGCCGCCGCGTTTCTCTGCCTGCACGCGGCCGGAATCAGTCTCCGATTCGCACCGATAATCGTCCTGCTGACGGGTGTCCACTTCCACTACGCCGGGTTCGCGTTGCCGCTCGTCGTCGGCCTGACCGGTCGAATCCTAACGGGCGCAGACGGGACGTTCCCAACGACGATCGCGGGACGCGCGACGGCCGCGACGACGGTCGTCATCGTCGTCGGTATCCTCTTGATCGCGATCGGAATCACGTTCTCACCGATAGTCGAGGTCGTCGCCGCCGTCGCCTTTACCGCCGCTGTCGTCGGATTCGCAATCCAGACGCTCTATAATGCCGTTCCCGCCGCGCCGCGATTGCCGGGACTCTTGCTCGCCGTCGCCGCGCTGTCGGTCTGCTGGACCATGGCACTGGCGCTCGCCTTCGCGTTCTCTTCGCTCCCCGGGACGCCATCGCTCGTTACGATTCCCGAGATGATCCGCTGGCACGGGAGCGGCAATGCGTTCGGATTCGCGCTGCCAGCCCTAGTCGCGTTCCGTCTGCTCGAGGCGTGA
- a CDS encoding CapA family protein — MSGGRRRFLAAAGTAVLGGCTAPAAEPTAFEDHERYDTTIGFAGDTMLGRNVDGRYGRAGVDPATVWGDLQPRLQSLDGVCCNLECCLSRRGDRFPDRTYYFRADPEWAVPALEAGNVKFASLANNHMLDYGPAALRDTVDALEDGGIGYAGAGESPATAREPATVSVGDIDVAVVSFADHYSEYGATNDRPGTAYVEFDPESSDSRRIVGEAIDRANASEPDLLVASVHWGPNWVEYPDEDYVTFSHWLVDQGVDLVHGHSAHVVQGVERYGDGLILHDTGDIVDDYITKEKLRNDRSFLFEVGLESGSLEELRLVPVAIDDRAVSRADENAAAWLRETMRDRSNPFETTYERDGDDLVLSL; from the coding sequence ATGAGCGGGGGCCGGCGACGGTTTCTGGCAGCGGCGGGGACGGCAGTGCTCGGCGGCTGTACCGCGCCCGCAGCCGAACCGACCGCGTTCGAGGACCACGAGCGCTACGACACGACGATCGGATTCGCGGGCGATACGATGCTCGGCCGAAACGTCGACGGCCGTTACGGGCGGGCCGGCGTCGACCCGGCGACCGTCTGGGGCGACCTCCAGCCCCGACTGCAGTCGCTGGACGGCGTCTGCTGTAATCTCGAGTGTTGTCTGTCGAGGCGGGGCGACCGGTTCCCCGACCGAACGTACTACTTCCGAGCCGATCCCGAGTGGGCCGTCCCCGCTCTCGAGGCCGGGAACGTCAAGTTCGCGTCACTGGCGAACAACCACATGCTGGATTACGGGCCGGCAGCGCTTCGGGACACCGTCGACGCCCTCGAGGATGGGGGCATCGGATACGCAGGTGCTGGCGAGAGCCCAGCGACAGCCCGCGAACCCGCGACTGTCTCCGTTGGCGATATCGATGTCGCGGTCGTCTCCTTTGCGGACCATTACTCGGAGTACGGCGCGACCAATGATCGACCTGGGACGGCCTACGTCGAATTCGATCCGGAGTCGTCCGATAGCCGCCGGATCGTCGGCGAGGCGATCGACCGGGCGAACGCGAGCGAGCCGGATCTGCTCGTCGCCTCGGTCCACTGGGGACCGAACTGGGTCGAGTACCCCGACGAGGACTACGTCACATTCAGTCACTGGCTCGTCGATCAGGGCGTTGACCTCGTCCACGGCCACAGCGCCCACGTCGTCCAAGGCGTCGAACGCTACGGCGATGGCCTCATTCTCCACGATACCGGCGACATCGTCGACGACTACATAACAAAGGAAAAGCTGCGCAACGACCGCAGCTTCCTCTTTGAAGTCGGACTCGAGAGCGGGAGCCTCGAGGAGCTTCGGCTCGTTCCGGTTGCAATCGACGACCGAGCCGTCTCTCGAGCCGACGAGAACGCGGCAGCCTGGCTTCGAGAGACGATGCGGGACCGATCGAACCCGTTCGAGACGACCTACGAGCGGGATGGCGACGATCTCGTCCTCTCGCTGTGA
- a CDS encoding NAD(P)H-binding protein codes for MDVLVAGGSGFIGQSLCRVLLERGHAVTVASRTPDAAGLPAAVDTVAVDVTVPGLDDVIDGHDAVVNLIALPSHVQPRGQRHEAVHFDGTRHLVAASERAGIDRFVQLSGLGVESGVETAYFRAKRRAERVVRESELAWVIYRPSVVFGDGCAFIPFVEQLALPLVTPLPGGDQTWLQPIWVEDLAPLLADGLEDDRHVGQCYEIGGPERLTLAETVQRIRGGGVVVAIPMGLAAVAAMVVDPLPWIPFGRDQYRVLGLDNTTADNDVTAFGVSPDSLRTLSASLADDHR; via the coding sequence ATGGATGTCCTGGTCGCTGGCGGCTCGGGATTCATTGGGCAGTCCCTGTGTCGCGTCCTGCTCGAGCGCGGGCACGCGGTGACGGTCGCCTCGCGGACACCCGACGCGGCCGGGTTGCCAGCGGCCGTCGACACGGTCGCTGTCGACGTGACCGTCCCGGGACTCGACGACGTCATCGACGGCCACGATGCCGTCGTCAATCTCATTGCGCTCCCGTCGCACGTCCAGCCGCGAGGGCAACGCCACGAGGCAGTCCACTTCGACGGGACCCGCCATCTCGTGGCGGCGAGCGAGCGAGCCGGGATCGACCGATTCGTCCAACTGAGCGGACTGGGCGTCGAATCGGGCGTCGAGACGGCCTACTTCCGGGCGAAGCGGCGGGCCGAACGCGTCGTCCGCGAGTCCGAGCTGGCGTGGGTGATCTACCGCCCGTCGGTCGTTTTCGGCGACGGCTGTGCATTTATCCCGTTCGTCGAGCAGCTGGCACTGCCGCTGGTCACGCCGCTTCCGGGTGGTGACCAAACGTGGCTCCAGCCGATCTGGGTCGAGGATCTCGCACCGTTGCTCGCGGACGGACTCGAGGACGACCGTCACGTCGGCCAGTGCTACGAGATCGGCGGACCTGAACGACTCACGCTCGCCGAAACGGTCCAGCGGATTCGCGGCGGGGGTGTCGTCGTGGCGATCCCGATGGGCCTTGCCGCGGTCGCGGCGATGGTCGTTGATCCCCTCCCCTGGATTCCGTTCGGCCGCGACCAGTACCGCGTGCTGGGGCTGGACAATACGACCGCGGACAACGACGTCACGGCGTTCGGAGTGTCGCCGGACTCGCTCCGGACGCTGTCGGCGTCCCTCGCCGACGATCATCGATAG
- a CDS encoding uroporphyrinogen-III synthase yields the protein MSATPTVAVFRPDDDRLERAQELLSELGAEPVPDPMLSVEATDATPRTDADYVVFTSKTGAELVSNAGWEPSGETVCAIGPATADALRAEGYTVDLVPEEFTSSGLVAALKSRVDGARVEVARSDHGSPVLLEGLEDAGAYVHETILYRLVRPDGSGESAVLAAEGGLDAACFTSSLTVEHFLEAATEGGIREDALEGLADAVVGVIGEPTAETAASLGIDVDVVPDEATFDALARETMAATAAREP from the coding sequence ATGAGTGCCACGCCCACGGTCGCCGTCTTCCGGCCCGACGACGACCGCCTCGAGCGAGCTCAGGAGTTGCTCTCGGAACTCGGTGCCGAGCCGGTTCCGGATCCGATGCTGTCCGTCGAAGCCACCGACGCGACGCCGCGAACCGACGCCGACTACGTCGTCTTCACGAGCAAGACCGGCGCGGAACTCGTCTCCAACGCGGGCTGGGAACCGAGCGGCGAGACCGTCTGTGCGATCGGCCCCGCAACGGCCGATGCGCTCCGCGCAGAAGGGTACACGGTCGACCTCGTTCCCGAGGAGTTTACCTCAAGCGGGCTGGTCGCAGCCCTGAAGAGCCGGGTCGACGGCGCGCGCGTCGAGGTTGCCCGCAGCGATCACGGCAGTCCAGTGTTGCTCGAGGGACTCGAGGACGCAGGCGCGTATGTCCACGAAACGATTCTCTACCGGCTGGTTCGGCCCGACGGCAGCGGCGAGTCGGCGGTGCTGGCAGCCGAGGGCGGGCTCGACGCCGCCTGTTTCACCTCGTCGCTGACCGTCGAACACTTCCTCGAGGCCGCAACAGAGGGAGGGATTCGGGAGGACGCACTCGAAGGGCTCGCGGATGCCGTCGTCGGCGTCATCGGCGAGCCGACGGCCGAGACCGCCGCGTCGCTCGGAATCGACGTCGACGTCGTCCCAGACGAAGCGACGTTCGACGCGCTCGCTCGGGAGACGATGGCAGCGACGGCGGCACGCGAGCCGTAG
- a CDS encoding group 1 truncated hemoglobin, whose amino-acid sequence MSETLYERLGGEDAITAVVDEFYDRVMADEQVAGYFDDVDMQKQRAHQAQFISSVTGGPVEYAGGEMEAVHADMGITPADFQAIATHLDNALAAFDVDEGDREVVREEIASYQTAIVTAAD is encoded by the coding sequence ATGAGCGAAACGCTCTATGAACGACTCGGTGGCGAAGACGCGATTACGGCCGTCGTCGACGAATTCTACGACCGCGTCATGGCGGACGAACAGGTTGCAGGCTACTTCGACGACGTCGATATGCAGAAACAGCGCGCACATCAGGCCCAGTTCATCAGTTCGGTCACTGGCGGGCCGGTCGAGTACGCCGGCGGGGAGATGGAAGCCGTTCACGCGGACATGGGCATCACGCCGGCGGATTTCCAAGCGATCGCGACCCACCTCGACAACGCACTCGCGGCATTCGACGTCGACGAGGGCGACCGCGAGGTGGTCCGCGAGGAAATCGCGAGCTATCAGACTGCAATCGTCACGGCCGCGGACTGA
- a CDS encoding HAMP domain-containing sensor histidine kinase, whose protein sequence is MQWPSDVSVLPKDQIPTYLIGFGMGLSFVVLAEIGLLFSFDPALIFNGEFLVGVVTTIPFLIGITYAGYWLRSSPLSSARYPRIAWWWLGGLLTFLSVNIALMAVIPTESWAVIVSWGRWATAFGAGTGLLIGCIEGRTIERTLTAERAALRAEHLEEQRDYLDYLNSILRHEVLNTATIIDGYASRVLDEESALDDRSRQWLEIVIDQSEEMSTVIDDVRVLLQTTEGSYQPKPVDAAQLLADEVRKLETEWETVDVETSVPDHVFVRADDLLARIFGNLLSNAVEHNDAATPRVSITVEPGPETVRFEISDNGPGIPESERDSLFNRVESRGSTHGLGLYLVDQLVARYDGTVELTETGPEGSRFAVELPMASSERDDESIADATKAALVLE, encoded by the coding sequence ATGCAATGGCCGTCGGATGTCAGTGTCCTCCCGAAAGACCAGATTCCGACGTATTTGATCGGGTTTGGAATGGGACTGTCGTTCGTGGTGCTCGCTGAAATCGGTCTCCTCTTTTCGTTCGATCCGGCACTCATCTTCAACGGCGAGTTTCTTGTCGGGGTCGTCACGACGATTCCGTTTCTAATCGGGATCACGTACGCCGGTTATTGGCTCCGCTCGTCCCCGCTCTCATCAGCCCGGTACCCGCGCATCGCGTGGTGGTGGCTCGGTGGCCTGCTCACCTTTCTCTCCGTCAATATCGCCCTTATGGCGGTCATTCCGACCGAATCGTGGGCCGTTATCGTTTCGTGGGGTCGGTGGGCCACGGCCTTCGGTGCCGGGACCGGGCTGCTCATCGGGTGTATCGAAGGCCGTACCATCGAACGAACCCTGACCGCCGAACGCGCCGCGCTCCGGGCGGAACATCTTGAGGAGCAACGTGATTACCTCGATTACCTCAACAGCATCCTCCGTCACGAGGTGTTGAACACCGCAACGATCATTGACGGCTACGCGTCGCGGGTCCTCGATGAGGAGTCAGCGTTGGACGACCGCAGCCGGCAGTGGCTCGAGATCGTTATCGACCAATCCGAGGAAATGTCGACGGTGATCGACGACGTCCGCGTGTTGCTCCAGACGACCGAGGGGAGCTACCAGCCTAAGCCCGTCGACGCCGCCCAATTGCTGGCCGACGAAGTTCGAAAACTCGAAACCGAGTGGGAGACGGTCGACGTGGAGACGTCGGTCCCGGACCACGTCTTCGTCCGTGCCGACGACTTGCTCGCCCGGATCTTCGGCAATCTCCTCTCGAACGCGGTCGAACACAATGACGCTGCGACACCCCGCGTCTCGATCACGGTCGAACCCGGCCCCGAAACCGTCCGGTTCGAAATCTCGGATAACGGACCCGGGATCCCCGAATCGGAGCGCGACTCCCTCTTCAATCGGGTCGAGAGCCGCGGGAGCACGCACGGACTAGGCCTCTATCTGGTCGACCAATTGGTCGCCCGCTACGACGGGACCGTCGAACTCACCGAAACCGGTCCCGAGGGAAGCCGCTTCGCGGTCGAACTCCCCATGGCCTCGAGCGAACGGGATGACGAATCGATCGCCGACGCAACGAAGGCAGCGCTCGTACTGGAGTGA
- the hemC gene encoding hydroxymethylbilane synthase, whose amino-acid sequence MRTRGTLRLATRGSALARRQAALVQEALEERRYEVELVTVETTGDQIRDELIHQLGKTGAFVRELDERVLEGDLDAAIHSMKDMPTEQPEELVTAAVPERGQPGDALITPDGATLEELPDGATVGTSSLRRRAQLLSNRDDLSVEPLRGNVDTRIEKLLAPALQDEHHERTEADKERKGNTGDEDFEPEYDCTTDEWFDDLSELEKGALGREIETEYDAIVLAQAGLERSGLAHYVDYQELPTSTFVPAPGQGALAVTTPDGETARDIQTHIDHPRSRVETTVERTILAELGGGCIAPVGIYAIVQGEYVRATVSVFDRDGEESVTASRDLPVETHADAAREFARDLADRGAAELIEQARKEADGDEGDDKGVSEEDKPEGK is encoded by the coding sequence ATGAGAACGCGCGGGACGCTGCGATTGGCGACGAGGGGGTCCGCACTCGCCCGGCGACAGGCCGCCCTAGTACAGGAGGCCTTAGAGGAACGCCGGTACGAGGTCGAACTCGTCACCGTCGAGACGACGGGGGACCAGATCAGAGACGAGTTGATCCATCAACTCGGGAAGACCGGCGCGTTCGTCCGCGAACTTGACGAGCGCGTTCTCGAGGGTGACCTCGATGCCGCGATCCACTCGATGAAGGACATGCCGACCGAACAACCCGAGGAACTCGTGACCGCCGCGGTTCCCGAACGGGGACAGCCGGGCGACGCCCTCATCACGCCCGACGGCGCGACGCTCGAGGAACTGCCCGATGGCGCGACCGTCGGCACCTCGAGTCTGCGCCGGCGCGCACAACTCCTCTCGAACCGGGACGATCTCTCGGTCGAGCCGCTGCGCGGAAACGTCGATACGCGCATCGAGAAGTTGCTCGCGCCCGCGCTGCAGGACGAACATCACGAGAGAACGGAAGCGGACAAGGAACGCAAGGGCAACACCGGGGACGAGGACTTCGAGCCCGAGTACGACTGCACCACTGACGAGTGGTTTGACGACCTCTCGGAACTCGAGAAGGGCGCGCTTGGCCGCGAGATTGAGACCGAGTACGACGCGATCGTCCTCGCGCAGGCTGGCCTCGAGCGCAGCGGGCTCGCCCACTACGTCGACTACCAAGAATTACCGACGTCGACGTTCGTTCCCGCACCGGGACAGGGAGCGCTCGCGGTGACCACACCCGACGGGGAGACGGCCCGCGACATTCAGACGCACATCGATCACCCGCGGAGTCGCGTCGAGACGACCGTCGAGCGGACGATTCTGGCGGAACTGGGCGGCGGCTGTATCGCACCGGTCGGCATCTACGCGATCGTCCAGGGCGAGTACGTCCGCGCGACCGTCAGCGTCTTCGACCGCGACGGCGAGGAATCGGTGACTGCCAGTCGGGATCTGCCGGTCGAGACCCACGCCGACGCCGCCCGCGAGTTTGCGCGGGACCTCGCGGATCGCGGTGCAGCGGAGCTAATCGAGCAGGCACGCAAGGAGGCCGACGGTGACGAGGGTGACGACAAGGGCGTCTCCGAGGAAGATAAGCCCGAGGGGAAATAG
- a CDS encoding DUF4166 domain-containing protein: MTGLFEREVGDAWETLHPCVRDRYGLESDEGREAVGAGQMYDLDRTPLAVPVLWLGTLDDFLFPERGTNIPFTIITEPFVDDEGNEALVLRRRFDTSPPRTFVDTLRWNPARGCLTDLFGRHGYVAADVHIDAEDGALALSIGTQWLRVGGRYLELPSPLSAGGHLRDWYDDDDGRFRVSAAITNSVLGTVFEYEGAFENELRPREAVADAAPPSALGGIDLPGENA; the protein is encoded by the coding sequence GTGACCGGCCTGTTCGAGCGCGAGGTCGGCGACGCGTGGGAGACGCTCCACCCTTGCGTTCGCGACCGGTACGGCCTCGAATCGGACGAGGGCCGCGAGGCGGTTGGCGCCGGTCAAATGTACGACCTCGACCGGACCCCCCTCGCAGTGCCGGTGCTCTGGCTCGGCACGCTAGATGACTTCCTCTTTCCGGAGCGGGGCACTAACATTCCGTTCACGATTATCACGGAGCCGTTCGTCGATGACGAAGGCAACGAGGCGCTCGTCCTCCGCCGGCGCTTCGATACCTCGCCGCCGCGGACGTTCGTGGACACGCTGCGATGGAACCCCGCTCGAGGCTGTCTCACCGACCTCTTCGGCAGACACGGATACGTCGCCGCCGACGTCCACATCGACGCCGAGGATGGCGCGCTGGCGCTCTCGATTGGCACACAGTGGCTCCGGGTCGGCGGTCGGTACCTCGAGCTTCCGTCTCCGCTCTCGGCCGGCGGACACCTTCGCGACTGGTACGACGACGATGACGGCCGGTTTCGGGTCTCGGCCGCGATCACTAACTCGGTCCTCGGGACCGTCTTCGAGTACGAGGGAGCGTTCGAAAACGAGCTTCGACCGCGCGAGGCCGTCGCCGACGCCGCGCCGCCGTCGGCCCTCGGCGGAATCGATCTGCCGGGTGAGAACGCGTGA